A portion of the Cervus canadensis isolate Bull #8, Minnesota chromosome 26, ASM1932006v1, whole genome shotgun sequence genome contains these proteins:
- the CTBP1 gene encoding C-terminal-binding protein 1 isoform X3, producing the protein MAGVRPPIMNGPMHPRPLVALLDGRDCTVEMPILKDVATVAFCDAQSTQEIHEKVLNEAVGALMYHTITLTREDLEKFKALRIIVRIGSGFDNIDIKSAGDLGIAVCNVPAASVEETADSTMCHILNLYRRTTWLHQALREGTRVQSVEQIREVASGAARIRGETLGVIGLGRVGQAVALRAKAFGFNVLFYDPYLADGTERALGLQRVSTLQDLLFHSDCVTLHCGLNEHNHHLINDFTVKQMRQGAFLVNTARGGLVDEKALAQALKEGRIRGAALDVHESEPFSFSQGPLKDAPNLICTPHAAWYSEQASIEMREEAAREIRRAITGRIPDSLKNCVNKDHLAAATHWASVDPAVVHPELNGAAYSRYPPGVVGVAPSGIPAAVEGIVPSAMSLSHGLPPVSHPPHAPSPGQTVKPEADRDHASDQL; encoded by the exons ATGGCAG GCGTCCGACCTCCGATCATGAATGGGCCCATGCACCCCCGGCCCCTGGTGGCGCTGCTGGACGGCCGGGACTGCACGGTGGAGATGCCCATCCTGAAGGACGTGGCCACGGTGGCCTTTTGTGACGCGCAGTCCACACAGGAGATCCATGAGAAG GTCCTGAACGAGGCCGTGGGCGCGCTGATGTACCACACCATCACGCTGACCAGGGAGGACCTGGAGAAGTTCAAGGCCCTGCGGATAATCGTGCGCATCGGCAGTGGCTTCGACAACATCGACATCAAGTCAGCCGGGGACCTAG GCATCGCCGTCTGCAATGTGCCGGCTGCATCTGTGGAGGAGACCGCCGACTCCACCATGTGCCACATCCTCAACCTGTACCGCAGGACCACGTGGCTGCACCAGGCGCTGCGGGAGGGCACGCGCGTCCAGAGTGTCGAGCAGATCCGGGAGGTGGCCTCCGGAGCCGCCAGGATCCGCGGGGAGACCCTGGGCGTCATCGGACTAG GGCGCGTGGGGCAGGCGGTGGCGCTGCGGGCTAAGGCCTTCGGCTTCAACGTGCTCTTCTACGACCCCTACCTGGCGGACGGCACGGAGCGGGCGCTGGGGCTGCAGCGGGTCAGCACGCTGCAGGACCTGCTCTTCCACAGCGACTGTGTGACCCTGCACTGCGGCCTCAACGAGCACAACCACCACCTCATCAACGACTTCACGGTCAAGCAG ATGAGACAAGGGGCCTTCCTGGTGAACACGGCCCGGGGTGGCCTGGTGGACGAGAAGGCACTGGCCCAGGCCCTGAAGGAGGGGCGGATCCGCGGCGCGGCCCTGGACGTGCACGAGTCGGAGCCCTTCAG CTTTAGCCAGGGCCCCTTGAAGGATGCGCCCAACCTGATCTGCACCCCGCATGCGGCCTGGTACAGCGAGCAGGCCTCCATCGAGATGCGTGAGGAGGCGGCCAGGGAGATCCGGAGAGCCATCACAG GCCGGATCCCCGACAGCCTGAAGAACTGCGTCAACAAGGACCACCTTGCAGCCGCCACCCACTGGGCCAGCGTGGACCCCGCCGTGGTGCACCCCGAGCTCAACGGGGCCGCCTACAG CAGGTACCCCCCGGGCGTGGTGGGCGTGGCGCCCAGCGGCATCCCGGCCGCCGTGGAGGGCATCGTCCCCAGCGCGATGTCCTTGTCCCACGGCCTGCCTCCCGTCTCCCATCCTCCCCATGCCCCTTCTCCCGGCCAAACCGTCAAGCCCGAGGCGGATAGAGACCACGCGAGCGACCAGTTGTAG
- the CTBP1 gene encoding C-terminal-binding protein 1 isoform X2 produces the protein MGSSHLLNKGLPLGVRPPIMNGPMHPRPLVALLDGRDCTVEMPILKDVATVAFCDAQSTQEIHEKVLNEAVGALMYHTITLTREDLEKFKALRIIVRIGSGFDNIDIKSAGDLGIAVCNVPAASVEETADSTMCHILNLYRRTTWLHQALREGTRVQSVEQIREVASGAARIRGETLGVIGLGRVGQAVALRAKAFGFNVLFYDPYLADGTERALGLQRVSTLQDLLFHSDCVTLHCGLNEHNHHLINDFTVKQMRQGAFLVNTARGGLVDEKALAQALKEGRIRGAALDVHESEPFSFSQGPLKDAPNLICTPHAAWYSEQASIEMREEAAREIRRAITGRIPDSLKNCVNKDHLAAATHWASVDPAVVHPELNGAAYRYPPGVVGVAPSGIPAAVEGIVPSAMSLSHGLPPVSHPPHAPSPGQTVKPEADRDHASDQL, from the exons ATGGGCAGCTCGCACTTGCTCAACAAGGGCCTGCCGCTCG GCGTCCGACCTCCGATCATGAATGGGCCCATGCACCCCCGGCCCCTGGTGGCGCTGCTGGACGGCCGGGACTGCACGGTGGAGATGCCCATCCTGAAGGACGTGGCCACGGTGGCCTTTTGTGACGCGCAGTCCACACAGGAGATCCATGAGAAG GTCCTGAACGAGGCCGTGGGCGCGCTGATGTACCACACCATCACGCTGACCAGGGAGGACCTGGAGAAGTTCAAGGCCCTGCGGATAATCGTGCGCATCGGCAGTGGCTTCGACAACATCGACATCAAGTCAGCCGGGGACCTAG GCATCGCCGTCTGCAATGTGCCGGCTGCATCTGTGGAGGAGACCGCCGACTCCACCATGTGCCACATCCTCAACCTGTACCGCAGGACCACGTGGCTGCACCAGGCGCTGCGGGAGGGCACGCGCGTCCAGAGTGTCGAGCAGATCCGGGAGGTGGCCTCCGGAGCCGCCAGGATCCGCGGGGAGACCCTGGGCGTCATCGGACTAG GGCGCGTGGGGCAGGCGGTGGCGCTGCGGGCTAAGGCCTTCGGCTTCAACGTGCTCTTCTACGACCCCTACCTGGCGGACGGCACGGAGCGGGCGCTGGGGCTGCAGCGGGTCAGCACGCTGCAGGACCTGCTCTTCCACAGCGACTGTGTGACCCTGCACTGCGGCCTCAACGAGCACAACCACCACCTCATCAACGACTTCACGGTCAAGCAG ATGAGACAAGGGGCCTTCCTGGTGAACACGGCCCGGGGTGGCCTGGTGGACGAGAAGGCACTGGCCCAGGCCCTGAAGGAGGGGCGGATCCGCGGCGCGGCCCTGGACGTGCACGAGTCGGAGCCCTTCAG CTTTAGCCAGGGCCCCTTGAAGGATGCGCCCAACCTGATCTGCACCCCGCATGCGGCCTGGTACAGCGAGCAGGCCTCCATCGAGATGCGTGAGGAGGCGGCCAGGGAGATCCGGAGAGCCATCACAG GCCGGATCCCCGACAGCCTGAAGAACTGCGTCAACAAGGACCACCTTGCAGCCGCCACCCACTGGGCCAGCGTGGACCCCGCCGTGGTGCACCCCGAGCTCAACGGGGCCGCCTACAG GTACCCCCCGGGCGTGGTGGGCGTGGCGCCCAGCGGCATCCCGGCCGCCGTGGAGGGCATCGTCCCCAGCGCGATGTCCTTGTCCCACGGCCTGCCTCCCGTCTCCCATCCTCCCCATGCCCCTTCTCCCGGCCAAACCGTCAAGCCCGAGGCGGATAGAGACCACGCGAGCGACCAGTTGTAG
- the CTBP1 gene encoding C-terminal-binding protein 1 isoform X1 codes for MGSSHLLNKGLPLGVRPPIMNGPMHPRPLVALLDGRDCTVEMPILKDVATVAFCDAQSTQEIHEKVLNEAVGALMYHTITLTREDLEKFKALRIIVRIGSGFDNIDIKSAGDLGIAVCNVPAASVEETADSTMCHILNLYRRTTWLHQALREGTRVQSVEQIREVASGAARIRGETLGVIGLGRVGQAVALRAKAFGFNVLFYDPYLADGTERALGLQRVSTLQDLLFHSDCVTLHCGLNEHNHHLINDFTVKQMRQGAFLVNTARGGLVDEKALAQALKEGRIRGAALDVHESEPFSFSQGPLKDAPNLICTPHAAWYSEQASIEMREEAAREIRRAITGRIPDSLKNCVNKDHLAAATHWASVDPAVVHPELNGAAYSRYPPGVVGVAPSGIPAAVEGIVPSAMSLSHGLPPVSHPPHAPSPGQTVKPEADRDHASDQL; via the exons ATGGGCAGCTCGCACTTGCTCAACAAGGGCCTGCCGCTCG GCGTCCGACCTCCGATCATGAATGGGCCCATGCACCCCCGGCCCCTGGTGGCGCTGCTGGACGGCCGGGACTGCACGGTGGAGATGCCCATCCTGAAGGACGTGGCCACGGTGGCCTTTTGTGACGCGCAGTCCACACAGGAGATCCATGAGAAG GTCCTGAACGAGGCCGTGGGCGCGCTGATGTACCACACCATCACGCTGACCAGGGAGGACCTGGAGAAGTTCAAGGCCCTGCGGATAATCGTGCGCATCGGCAGTGGCTTCGACAACATCGACATCAAGTCAGCCGGGGACCTAG GCATCGCCGTCTGCAATGTGCCGGCTGCATCTGTGGAGGAGACCGCCGACTCCACCATGTGCCACATCCTCAACCTGTACCGCAGGACCACGTGGCTGCACCAGGCGCTGCGGGAGGGCACGCGCGTCCAGAGTGTCGAGCAGATCCGGGAGGTGGCCTCCGGAGCCGCCAGGATCCGCGGGGAGACCCTGGGCGTCATCGGACTAG GGCGCGTGGGGCAGGCGGTGGCGCTGCGGGCTAAGGCCTTCGGCTTCAACGTGCTCTTCTACGACCCCTACCTGGCGGACGGCACGGAGCGGGCGCTGGGGCTGCAGCGGGTCAGCACGCTGCAGGACCTGCTCTTCCACAGCGACTGTGTGACCCTGCACTGCGGCCTCAACGAGCACAACCACCACCTCATCAACGACTTCACGGTCAAGCAG ATGAGACAAGGGGCCTTCCTGGTGAACACGGCCCGGGGTGGCCTGGTGGACGAGAAGGCACTGGCCCAGGCCCTGAAGGAGGGGCGGATCCGCGGCGCGGCCCTGGACGTGCACGAGTCGGAGCCCTTCAG CTTTAGCCAGGGCCCCTTGAAGGATGCGCCCAACCTGATCTGCACCCCGCATGCGGCCTGGTACAGCGAGCAGGCCTCCATCGAGATGCGTGAGGAGGCGGCCAGGGAGATCCGGAGAGCCATCACAG GCCGGATCCCCGACAGCCTGAAGAACTGCGTCAACAAGGACCACCTTGCAGCCGCCACCCACTGGGCCAGCGTGGACCCCGCCGTGGTGCACCCCGAGCTCAACGGGGCCGCCTACAG CAGGTACCCCCCGGGCGTGGTGGGCGTGGCGCCCAGCGGCATCCCGGCCGCCGTGGAGGGCATCGTCCCCAGCGCGATGTCCTTGTCCCACGGCCTGCCTCCCGTCTCCCATCCTCCCCATGCCCCTTCTCCCGGCCAAACCGTCAAGCCCGAGGCGGATAGAGACCACGCGAGCGACCAGTTGTAG